Genomic window (Theileria annulata chromosome 4, complete sequence, *** SEQUENCING IN PROGRESS ***):
aaaataacaaaataacattataaGAAATATACATTTCTAAAAGAGACgattaaaacattaaaattacatttttgAATATTATGAGTTGGAATCTGGATTCTTAATTAATCTATCGggatttaaaaaaattatttttaatcatttaaatattattattttatgttaaaatattttataaataaaattttacaattaatatattataatagtTTATTATATGAATAAATGGATAAAGTTGATCACAAATCGCCTAATATTACTTTTTGTATAGAGAATGAGGACCATACACTCGGGAATACTTTGAGGGCATTATTAGTTGAAAGGGATGATGTAGTTTTTGCTGGATACTCAGTTCCTCATCCAATGGAGCCTGAAATGAATATAAGAATACAGACTACAGGTATATAAATTGAGAATTGTTTTAATGCTAAAAAcaacaatattttattatacatatataataatattgtttttaGGTCAACCAGCTGTGGAAGTGTTTTTGGATTGCCTTGACGACATGGTCAAGATATGTGACATACTGAGAGAGAAATTTGAAAAGGCTATTAAGGAATAAACAAAGCgattttaatgaataaaaattttatttttaatttgaaattgtaaaataaataatgtaacATTAACAAATCAAGTTGAAATTCTTGAAAACCAAGAACgttattaatgattttaatttaatcaattttcaaaaattattatattaaaattcttattcttatttatttttaattatgtttagaaaattgaataaattggtgtgaaaaaacaattttttgtttacacattttacatTACACACTACAATTTGGAATTTTTCTTTGTTTTCCctttcaatttattatctacACAACtgatttgtaaattatttttttattattctattatattaatgtaaaatataatttgcCTGTTTgcataattattttcatgtTCTCTCTCAGGCTTCCATAAATGTATTtctgaaatattaaaaatagtaaatGGAGCAATCTTTACCCTTTGTTCTTAATCCCTTGgaagatgatgatgaaatttCACTTTTGGAGTATTTTCTACAGCTTTCGTTTTACACAACTGACTTACACATTACAAATTGCTGGAGCCTTTGTACAAAAGACGAATTTGACTCATTTAAGAACAGTACTTCTAAGGTAACATCATATTACCCtttatattaacatttCGTTCATCTGTTACAATTGTTTAGGAATTTGGTGGCTCGCTCGTTTCATTTCTGTCTGATATGAATAACCTTGAGCCTCCGCAGTCATTTGAGAACTCTTCCAGctctaaattattaaacatcGACTTCGAAAAACAACTTTTTGAATACGGTGTCATCTCTCCTCCGTCGGGATTTCAAGGTAATCAAATAActatcatttatttaattttctatttcACATACtaatacacattaataaatattgttttGAAATTTGATGCAGCTAACCCTACTGGAACCTTTAGAATGCTACTGTTCAAAGCTTCTCTTGGCCGCGTTTATAGCTACTCACCAGACTCAAAGACTCCTCAGCGTATTTTTATCATACTTATAATAATGCTTAGAAGAGTTTGTCAAAATGGACTTCCCTAGTGGGTTCAACACTCTAGAACTCGTGGTTAACAGCAACCCCAAGAGATTTAACAGTTTATACCGATTTTCGAATTCTTCTCAGGTGTTGCTTTATGCAGCTGTTGAATTTGAGTTCACACCCCTAAAAGTTCAGGTTCCAGATCCAGTTTGTGAAATGTGTGAGTCATCAATGGCGAAGTGGTACTGCCATTCTGAcaggtatttttaaatattttttacctGTTTCAAGGGCCCATTTCTGCGATGTGTGTGATATGAAACAGCACAGTAGTACAAGGATATTCTCTAGACATGTAAGAATCCCATGCTCAAAATCACCTAACCAATTTGGACTTTGTGAGCAACATCCAACAGATGTTGTTGATATGGTTTGCTTAAAggtataatagtatatttcCTACATGTTTGATTAATTCATGATATTTTAGTGTTGTACTCTACTATGTAACAACTGTATACTATTTGGGAAGCATAGTGAGCCTTCATTTTTTGACCATCCCCTCATGTCAACTCTGGACACCTACGATTTATCTTTAGAGAAGAATTCAGACTCCGACGAGAAACTGAAGTTTAGAAAGACACAAATTTCCGAAAAGATCAAAACCAGACACAATTCTACATCGCAGATCTATGCCAACTCGAAGGGCGTTGAAGATAAAATCGACTACTGCAAAAAGATGATACTTAATCAGCTTGATGAAATGAAGTCTAAAAAAATGAACTACctaaattcaataaaacGTGAAGTTAACACTCAGATAAAACTAATTGATTGGATGCAGGTTAGTTTCACCCAtttatattgaatttattagaGCTTTTTGCACCACTTGTTACTATCTCTGGAACCTTGTCAGTTCATAATGTTTAAGAAGCGTTATGACTTACTTGTGAAGAAGTACTTCACAAAGGATTTGGCTGATTATCTCCAGTTTCCAATTTGGATGGGCAAGGAACTCACTCTAGTTGGTGACGCTATCATAAGTTCAAGTTCTGTAAGGGCTCTTTCACgttcattttcaaatgCTTCTAACCAGTCTCTGGACTCCACTCCACTGGAATCCAATGCTCAGCCTGAAATCAATAGTAATGATAAGTTACTTGACTGGACTCCGCTAAACATGTACGAAGATTTCAACGAAACTGTAGGCCGAGTCACAAAACCCTCCACCGACAAGTCAGATCCAGATGTTACATCTAACCAAAACAATATTGGGTCTACCAAATTGGTTAATAAGTCTCCAAATGAATTAGATGTTCTGGATACCGCAACTAAGCTCTGGCACTATTTAtcagattttaaaatggGCACTTTAATTCAACTCCTAAAGGTACTATCAACTAATTCAAAACCATTTATTTCTTAACATATTTCcattataataatttaatatttaggTTGTTGAAGTGCCCGATAGAAGTTTGCTGGTTCGTCATCTACTGAATTTATCTAACCATTTCGAGCAACTAGGAACTCTTTTTAACAACATTTCAAATGTAACACCAATATAACTAATTCCAACcgtttttattattaactaatttttagtttGAAATGAATAATTCATTGAATGATTTCGGTTACTGTGTTTTATTACGCAGTAGTGGTGTTTTGGGTGACATCTTGTCGTTTCTTTTCTGCTCAGACTATTCGACGAAAGAGAATTCAGATTTTTTGAACCAACTCACTTATCCTCTAGATCACCATTTTAACctatatttaaattcaaaCACAGATAACGAAGATGTTTTGAACGAAATGGTGGACAATTGCATGGTTGAGATTGTTTTCAAACTTGTTAGTTTGGACGTTTCTTCTCTTCCTACAAGCTTTCAATTTGTACTTTATTCGCTTTCTGATCTTTTCTTAAAGCTCAAGGTCGACTACAGGTCCTACGTTGTCGTGGATTTCTTCTGCTCAGTTCTATCCACATACCTCCTTCGCTACTTAAACCACTACAATTTAAGTGATCTTTTCACCAACTTCAACACTAAATCAGACACTGACCCTGATATGGACGAGAAATACAACAAATTCAAACAATTTGTCAGAGAATTGAGTTATAAATTTGGCAGGGCTGCCATTGTTATTTGGGAACTGGACTCCGTTACCCACAACGAGTCTTATGAACTAAAGCAATCTCAAAAGGTATTTATACAGATTCCcacaaaatttaattagttttttatacttaatctatataaattatatagatTTTTGATTGGTGTCAAAATGTGCTGAGTAAGCCAAGGCAGAAGACCAAGTTACTCCTAAAGTCTGTTTCTTCTCAGGAGCTTGATGAGGGTTGCACGTTTGTTCTTTCCCAGGTTTCCAAATTTGAAAGGAAATTAAACTCTGGTGGAGATTTCATTCCATTCAAAGACTCTAAAGAATTCACTAAAAAATACAACTTCATGCACCTATTTAGGATGGCTAATCAAATACccatttaatataatctgatactgtaattttattaaaaagattaattttattacattattGCACATTGAGCACTATTTTATGTTTCACTGGGTTTAAATTCAGTTCACAGCTTTTTACTCACCAGAGTACAATACTCTGGTGTACAGGTTATGTGGGTCGATTCCATATCCTTGCGACGTCATCAAAAGCGTGAAATCTTCTGGTGTTATTTGGTCGAGCACCTTCTCATATTCAGTTATTGAGAGTATGTTCTTTGTTAAAGCCTGCTCCAACTGTATTCCAGACATGTTTCCTGCATAGTACATTGGTCCTCtttcttttattttccCCTTTATGATTTTTTTACAGTTATCCAGGTATGTCTTACTGAAGTCAAACTCCTGGTTTGACAGCTTCTTCAGGTAGTTAATTATCTCTGTTAAAATCACTGGATAGTTTCTCTTATTGCTGAATGCtgaaattacaaaatagCTGTCACTAATGTCGTTTGTCACTACTTCTACCCTCGTATCGTATGTCAAATTCTTCATTGTCCTCAActaaacatttatttatttatctaTGTGTAAGggttaatattattctataattatttcattacGTTCATGAATAAATCTGAATTCAGGACCTCTGAAAACAGGTCAGAAGCTGCTTTAGCGAACGCAGGATGCATCCACAACTCTCTTCTTAGTATTCCCAATTTATCTATAAATCATTTACTCATCACCACTTTATACCGATATCTTGTTGTTTTTGCGACGAGTctctaaatattattattaaaaattgtttgGAGATACCTCAATGCGTTTTCCAATAGTTTTGAAATGTGTGTTCCGTCTGGTATAAATCCGCTGGCATTTGCGGCGTGTCCTCCCGCCAGAACGATTGCTTTATCTGTAACATCATCAAAATACTTAACCATATTCtttctgtaatatatgTCAGATTCCAtcttatttaaattcaatgAACTCGATGATTTATCAGATTCTAGTGGATTCAATTCACTTTTGGATCCATTGTCGATTTTATTTCTTGACACAATTAATGAGCTACTCAGATACTGCGTAACGTATTTCCTCAACTTCTTCAGTTCAAAATTACTCACTACATTAACTTCCTTTGGGGTgctattaaataattttttcgTCTCCTCCACAACTgtttcatatttaatgtGCTCTAATTTATCCATATCCAGTCCGTCAAATCCCAGAATCCCTCCACTCATATTATGGACCAGTTCACCAATTCCATAATTCTAAACATCAATCAACACAGAAATCATTAAATAGTTAATTCCAACTATATGTAATACCTTAATATCTTTGATGTATTTTTGGTGATCTGATGTGAGTTTCTGCTTTGCTCTGTCCACTTCGTCTCGTGTTATACTATAATTTTctagtatattatttaaaatttgcAGTGAGTATTCCAGGGgttttacatttttttcTTCACTTTTACTTGTGAATGGTACGTGTATTGCAATATTAAGGTAATCATAGTTCAGTGAAATGTTGACATTTATTGAGTTGAGTTCGCAGAATAGTTCCACTTGCTTCCTGTCCAATGATCCCATCGATCCGCTTTCCATCAGACTTGTTGTTATTAGTAATACCATCAGcttattcattttaattatgGCTTCCCTGCCAGAATCTCCTGTGATTTCTGAGGGaatgttattttttatgTACTCCGTTATTGGTATATTTGCCGACAGATATACCGAGTTATCTTCCGTACGCCTGCAATTGATTCTAACATTATTCTCCAACATGTACATGTCATATAAATCAGAAAGTGATTCATTcattgtatttttataatcaCTTTTCGATACTTCAATGTTATCATTATTAGTCTCTTCAGTTTTTTCACTTGTAAGGGTACTTTTATATAGATCACAAGGTTTTGTTCTTACCAATGATTTATTCGCCTGTATTAAATTGTACATTAGATGTGCATTTTCTTGTTGACTCATGTTGCACTCGAATTTGTGGGCTAGAATAGACTCGAGCTCTGGAGTTTCTCTTCTGGCCTTTGGAACACATAGCTCTACATCTCTCAACAATTCCAAATATTCCTTGAAGTCCGtgtaatattttttgaaCAGGTTCTTGTCCTGTTCACTCAGGTTTGAAAGATACTTTTCATAATCAAATGATTCCGTGTGGTAGTTTTTATCTAGTTGTGGTAGTATTTTTGTGCTAGACCTTGATTTTATCGCTTCAACATGTTCCTTGTCCAATAAGTGGTCAGGTAActatttcatttttttattatacaaacTCACATTTACTTGCaaactattaaatttgatttttgCTTTAGTAGCCTGATTAAACACTTCCTTTACTTCTTCCAATGTAACGTCTAAATTACTTTATTATGTTAACAGAAACTAACTTCCTACTGGTGTTGTTGCTAGAACTTTTAGACCCTTCAAATCACCTTTATACCAGCTAAACATATCATTTACCCTTTGTAAGACGTGTTGGGGGTCGATTCCATCATAACTTCTCttaattaactttattGTTTCATCCTTATCTAGGTTTGCTCTGTCACATATGTCATTTTCTATAAAGTTAATTGAGTTGTTTTCTTCATAATTTTTCGTCTCGAAATCATACAGCAGTGAGTCTTTTGCATAATCCAAAAACTTGTTACTCACTGTTTCTCCCAGGAAATTCCCAATGTCAGAGATGACGTAGAACACTGAATTCTTCCAACCCTCAGTATCACACTTTATATCCAGTGATCTTATTCTACACCCTTCGTTTACACAGTCATAATCGTTAGCTTCCACGTTGTTATATAGCTGTGTGTCTCTTTTAAATATCATGAAATTGATGCTTAGGATCTTGTAAACTATCTTGTTTAGTATGAAGTTGTAGTAGTCTGAGAATGTCCTCACTGCTGGGATAGGCATTTTCcttaatatttcaaatgAAAAACATGGCAGTTTGTCACAAGTCCATAAATCAAACACTGGTTCtaagaattaattaaatgaaaatttcaTTACCTTTCTGGTTATATATATGTGTTACTGGTGGTAAGCCTTTCCTCCTATGACTCAGTGACTCtatgtattaatttaccTCGCCTTTTCAGTGTTTTTATAAAGTAATCTTATTTTTTTAAGATTCGGTGGGTTTTCCAATTTTGAAAACAGATCATTTATCGTTTCTGATACTTCCAACTCGTCAAGGTTTCCTATAACAAATTGAATATACAACGTTACCTTGTATAAACAACTGTATATTATCTGGTATATAGTGTTGAGAATGGTATTCCTTGAGATCTTCAACTTTATACTTCATCATCATATTAAGGTCACCAATTGGGAATCTCTTAGGCAATCTATAGCAttttattagaatattatttattacatgTTCTCTCTATGAATTGCCTTCACTGTGTTACAATTTTTGTAATAGTCTGCTGTCGTTATTATCTTCGATTCTGATAAAACTGCTTTTCTCTCCTTGTCCAGTTCATATTGATTAAATTGTGTTGGAGTctatatgaatttatttataaaatgttattttacCTCTACAACATCCAACAGTGTATCCAGAATCTT
Coding sequences:
- a CDS encoding RNA polymerases I and III subunit (RPC19 homologue), putative (Tap349h10.p1c.cand.190 - score = 10.80;~SMART pfam:RNA_pol_L (PF01193) at aa 1-87, E()=8.10e-28), with product MDKVDHKSPNITFCIENEDHTLGNTLRALLVERDDVVFAGYSVPHPMEPEMNIRIQTTGQPAVEVFLDCLDDMVKICDILREKFEKAIKE
- a CDS encoding uncharacterized protein (Tap349h10.p1c.cand.191 - score = 62.98;~SMART 2 BBOX domains (SM00336) at aa 194-214, E()=3.19e-03 and 246-293, E()=1.84e+00; ZnF_NFX (SM00438) at aa 199-224, E()=0.00e+00), coding for MEQSLPFVLNPLEDDDEISLLEYFLQLSFYTTDLHITNCWSLCTKDEFDSFKNSTSKEFGGSLVSFLSDMNNLEPPQSFENSSSSKLLNIDFEKQLFEYGVISPPSGFQANPTGTFRMLLFKASLGRVYSYSPDSKTPQQEFVKMDFPSGFNTLELVVNSNPKRFNSLYRFSNSSQVLLYAAVEFEFTPLKVQVPDPVCEMCESSMAKWYCHSDRAHFCDVCDMKQHSSTRIFSRHVRIPCSKSPNQFGLCEQHPTDVVDMVCLKCCTLLCNNCILFGKHSEPSFFDHPLMSTLDTYDLSLEKNSDSDEKLKFRKTQISEKIKTRHNSTSQIYANSKGVEDKIDYCKKMILNQLDEMKSKKMNYLNSIKREVNTQIKLIDWMQSFLHHLLLSLEPCQFIMFKKRYDLLVKKYFTKDLADYLQFPIWMGKELTLVGDAIISSSSVRALSRSFSNASNQSLDSTPLESNAQPEINSNDKLLDWTPLNMYEDFNETVGRVTKPSTDKSDPDVTSNQNNIGSTKLVNKSPNELDVLDTATKLWHYLSDFKMGTLIQLLKVVEVPDRSLLVRHLLNLSNHFEQLGTLFNNISNFEMNNSLNDFGYCVLLRSSGVLGDILSFLFCSDYSTKENSDFLNQLTYPLDHHFNLYLNSNTDNEDVLNEMVDNCMVEIVFKLVSLDVSSLPTSFQFVLYSLSDLFLKLKVDYRSYVVVDFFCSVLSTYLLRYLNHYNLSDLFTNFNTKSDTDPDMDEKYNKFKQFVRELSYKFGRAAIVIWELDSVTHNESYELKQSQKIFDWCQNVLSKPRQKTKLLLKSVSSQELDEGCTFVLSQVSKFERKLNSGGDFIPFKDSKEFTKKYNFMHLFRMANQIPI
- a CDS encoding M16 peptidase, putative (Tap349h10.p1c.C.cand.39 - score = 103.11;~SMART pfam:Peptidase_M16 (PF00675) at aa 98-238, E()=6.90e-07; pfam:Peptidase_M16_C (PF05193) at aa 253-452, E()=1.00e-02;~Apicoplast targetting peptide predicted by the PlasmoAP tool;~1 probable transmembrane helix predicted for TA08635 by TMHMM2.0 at aa 13-35;~Signal peptide predicted for TA08635 by SignalP 2.0 HMM (Signal peptide probability 0.672, signal anchor probability 0.242) with cleavage site probability 0.237 between residues 32 and 33) — protein: MPVLFTFINNRSIILQSFTLLLFLINISQVHVIILNKNQQLSHELNPKLNLFSFIRTPSQTSKFHSLNAQVLSDKKISGTEELLTENNVYRGSLKNGIKYSFYKKDTPTIEAYLQVCSGSADEKDNQRGIAHLCEHVTYMGSNKRTRLCKYGVKTNAFTDYNQTVFFIKTDSDLGCNTNKETLHKILDTLLDVVETPTQFNQYELDKERKAVLSESKIITTADYYKNCNTVKAIHRENILPKRFPIGDLNMMMKYKVEDLKEYHSQHYIPDNIQLFIQGNLDELEVSETINDLFSKLENPPNLKKIRLLYKNTEKARRKGLPPVTHIYNQKEPVFDLWTCDKLPCFSFEILRKMPIPAVRTFSDYYNFILNKIVYKILSINFMIFKRDTQLYNNVEANDYDCVNEGCRIRSLDIKCDTEGWKNSVFYVISDIGNFLGETVSNKFLDYAKDSLLYDFETKNYEENNSINFIENDICDRANLDKDETIKLIKRSYDGIDPQHVLQRVNDMFSWYKGDLKGLKVLATTPVGNVTLEEVKEVFNQATKAKIKFNSLQVNLPDHLLDKEHVEAIKSRSSTKILPQLDKNYHTESFDYEKYLSNLSEQDKNLFKKYYTDFKEYLELLRDVELCVPKARRETPELESILAHKFECNMSQQENAHLMYNLIQANKSLVRTKPCDLYKSTLTSEKTEETNNDNIEVSKSDYKNTMNESLSDLYDMYMLENNVRINCRRTEDNSVYLSANIPITEYIKNNIPSEITGDSGREAIIKMNKLMVLLITTSLMESGSMGSLDRKQVELFCELNSINVNISLNYDYLNIAIHVPFTSKSEEKNVKPLEYSLQILNNILENYSITRDEVDRAKQKLTSDHQKYIKDIKVLHINYGIGELVHNMSGGILGFDGLDMDKLEHIKYETVVEETKKLFNSTPKEVNVVSNFELKKLRKYVTQYLSSSLIVSRNKIDNGSKSELNPLESDKSSSSLNLNKMESDIYYRKNMVKYFDDVTDKAIVLAGGHAANASGFIPDGTHISKLLENALRDSSQKQQDIGIKCCGCILRSLKQLLTCFQRTMKNLTYDTRVEVVTNDISDSYFVISAFSNKRNYPVILTEIINYLKKLSNQEFDFSKTYLDNCKKIIKGKIKERGPMYYAGNMSGIQLEQALTKNILSITEYEKVLDQITPEDFTLLMTSQGYGIDPHNLYTRVLYSGE